One Nocardia iowensis DNA window includes the following coding sequences:
- a CDS encoding molybdopterin-dependent oxidoreductase, giving the protein MTTAQDEWHKTACILCENNCGLLIQLDDRRFAKIRGDKEHVASAGYTCNKALRLDHYQNGGARLTAPLRREPDGTFTEIDWDTAISEVAERLTEVKNRYGGDKIFYYGGGGQGNHLGGAYSGALRRAVGARYRSSALAQEKTGEGWVDAHLTGGHTTGDFEHAEVSVFLGKNPWQSHGVPRARTVLQQIAKDPARSMIVLDPVRTETADLADIHLQLRPGTDAWCLSAILAILVQDDLVDHNFLTEHTTGSEAVLHEFSGIDVAAYAEICGVPEQLLRAAAYRIGIADSVATYEDLGVQQSPNSTLISYLNKLLWLLTGNFAKRGAMHPHSWMAPLAGYSVDIKRTPVTGAPILGGMVPCNSITEEILTDHPDRFRAMIIESSNPAHSLADSATFRRALDALDLVVVLDVAFTETARHADYVLPAASQFEKWEATFFNLEFPHNTFHLRAPVLDPLPGTLPEPEIYARLLRELGTVGGGKLAVLRRAAKLGRRPYKWAFAALLATDKSLAGVAPYVLYETLGPTLPDNARSAAVLWALAQRIAKVYPAAMRRAGHRDAEALFDAILAGRSGVTFTVDDYADAWDYLPHPDKRIPVAIPELLHALRDLANTPATHTSAEFPFVLAAGERRSFTANTIFRDDTWRRRDPDGALRLNPDDAADLGLTTGDRARITTRRGTAVSTVEINDRMQPGHASLPNGLGLDLPDGDGTQRTGVAANELTDVTWRDAIAGTPWHKHVPARIEAL; this is encoded by the coding sequence ATGACCACTGCCCAGGATGAGTGGCACAAAACCGCGTGCATTCTCTGCGAGAACAACTGCGGCCTGCTGATCCAACTCGACGACCGCCGCTTCGCCAAAATCCGTGGCGACAAGGAGCATGTCGCCTCCGCCGGATACACCTGCAACAAGGCGCTGCGACTCGACCACTATCAGAATGGCGGCGCTCGCCTGACCGCACCGCTGCGCCGCGAACCCGACGGCACCTTCACCGAAATCGACTGGGACACCGCTATTTCCGAGGTCGCCGAGCGCCTCACCGAGGTCAAGAACCGATACGGCGGTGACAAGATCTTCTACTACGGCGGCGGGGGACAGGGCAATCACCTCGGCGGCGCTTACAGTGGCGCACTGCGCCGCGCCGTCGGTGCCCGCTACCGGTCCAGCGCGCTGGCGCAGGAGAAGACCGGCGAAGGCTGGGTCGACGCGCACCTCACCGGCGGTCACACCACCGGCGATTTCGAGCATGCCGAGGTGTCGGTGTTCCTCGGCAAGAACCCTTGGCAGTCGCACGGCGTCCCGCGCGCACGAACGGTGCTGCAACAGATCGCCAAGGATCCCGCCCGCAGCATGATCGTGCTGGACCCGGTGCGCACCGAAACCGCCGACCTCGCCGACATCCACCTGCAACTACGCCCGGGCACCGATGCCTGGTGCTTGTCCGCGATCCTCGCCATCCTGGTCCAGGACGACCTCGTCGACCACAATTTCCTCACCGAGCACACCACCGGGTCCGAGGCGGTGCTGCACGAGTTTTCCGGCATCGACGTCGCCGCCTACGCCGAAATCTGCGGTGTCCCTGAACAACTGCTGCGCGCCGCTGCCTACCGCATCGGAATTGCCGACAGCGTCGCCACGTACGAAGACCTCGGTGTGCAGCAGAGCCCCAACAGCACCCTCATCTCGTATCTGAACAAACTGCTCTGGCTGCTCACCGGCAACTTCGCCAAACGCGGTGCCATGCACCCACATTCGTGGATGGCTCCGCTGGCCGGGTACAGCGTCGACATCAAACGCACTCCCGTCACCGGCGCTCCGATCCTCGGCGGCATGGTGCCGTGCAACTCCATCACGGAGGAAATCCTCACCGACCATCCCGACCGCTTCCGCGCGATGATCATCGAATCATCGAATCCCGCACACTCCCTTGCTGATTCAGCTACGTTCCGCCGAGCTCTCGACGCGCTGGACCTGGTCGTCGTGCTCGATGTCGCGTTCACCGAGACAGCGCGGCACGCCGACTACGTGCTGCCCGCGGCCAGCCAATTCGAGAAGTGGGAAGCGACGTTCTTCAATCTCGAATTCCCGCACAACACCTTTCACCTACGCGCGCCGGTGCTCGACCCGCTGCCGGGCACCCTGCCCGAACCCGAGATCTACGCCAGACTGCTGCGTGAGCTCGGCACTGTCGGCGGCGGCAAGCTCGCCGTGCTGCGGAGGGCCGCGAAACTCGGTCGCCGACCGTACAAATGGGCGTTTGCCGCACTGCTCGCGACCGACAAATCCCTCGCAGGCGTGGCGCCGTATGTGCTGTACGAGACACTGGGCCCGACCCTGCCCGACAACGCCCGCTCCGCCGCGGTCCTGTGGGCGCTCGCCCAGCGCATCGCCAAGGTCTATCCCGCCGCCATGCGCCGCGCCGGGCACCGCGACGCCGAGGCCCTCTTCGACGCGATCCTCGCAGGCCGCTCCGGCGTCACCTTCACCGTGGACGACTACGCCGACGCATGGGACTACCTACCCCATCCCGACAAGCGCATCCCCGTCGCGATACCGGAACTGCTACACGCCCTGCGCGACCTCGCGAACACTCCGGCCACTCACACGAGTGCTGAATTCCCGTTCGTCCTGGCCGCAGGGGAGCGTCGTTCCTTCACCGCCAACACCATCTTCCGTGATGACACCTGGCGCCGCCGCGACCCCGACGGCGCCCTGCGTCTCAATCCCGACGACGCCGCTGACCTCGGCCTCACCACCGGCGACCGCGCTCGCATCACCACCCGCCGCGGCACCGCCGTCTC
- a CDS encoding Na+/H+ antiporter yields MHVAIGLVVLVASAAALAALARRFGISEPLVLTLAGVAASYLPLVPEVHVEPEIILLGLLPPLLYTAAIRTSLVDFRANAATIAFLSVGLVLFSTFVVAAVVWWLLPVPFAVAVALGAVVAPPDAVAATAVARRIGMPRQIVTILEAESLFNDATALVTLRTAIAAAAGAVSVWSAGGDFLLAAGGGAVVGIAVAYLLALLRRRITDPVLDTTLSFLAPFAAYLPAEGIHASGVIAVVTCGMILGHGAPVWQSAASRIAERTNWRTIQFILESSVFVLIGLQVRGILEGAWSSGLDHGTLVVTAIAVLLATMVARPLWIFPWALVFRRIGRTAADVPLTHPAVVSWAGMRGVVTLAAVLLLPEDTPQLPVLKLLALVVVAGTLLLQGTSLPWLVRLLRLRGPSRAEDALRKASLLQQATTAGLTALEAQITPATPPGVVQQLRDRVAWKANAAWERLGRAESEQATPTAEYRRLRLEMLRAERETVLRVRDSGTVDYEILQHVLARLDLEESMIDRYDEAEEERVEPLAVPLAAENCAHLQAAPLVMDPVEPDECTECLAEGLTWVHLRMCLSCGHIACCDSSVGNHATKHYGSSGHPVMRSVEPGEAWRWCYVDELLG; encoded by the coding sequence GTGCATGTCGCGATCGGCTTGGTGGTTCTCGTTGCGTCGGCAGCGGCGCTGGCGGCGCTGGCCCGCCGGTTCGGCATCTCCGAACCGCTGGTGTTGACCCTGGCCGGAGTAGCGGCGTCGTATCTGCCACTGGTGCCGGAGGTCCACGTCGAGCCGGAGATCATCCTGCTCGGCTTGCTGCCGCCGCTGCTGTACACCGCGGCGATCCGGACCTCGCTGGTGGATTTCCGCGCGAACGCGGCGACCATCGCGTTCCTGTCGGTGGGTTTGGTGCTGTTCAGTACCTTCGTCGTGGCGGCCGTGGTGTGGTGGCTGCTTCCGGTGCCGTTCGCGGTGGCGGTGGCGCTCGGCGCGGTGGTGGCGCCGCCGGATGCGGTGGCCGCGACGGCGGTGGCGCGGCGGATCGGGATGCCACGCCAGATCGTCACCATCCTCGAGGCCGAGTCGCTGTTCAACGACGCGACGGCACTGGTGACGTTGCGTACCGCGATCGCGGCGGCGGCCGGTGCGGTGTCGGTGTGGAGCGCGGGCGGGGACTTTTTGCTGGCAGCGGGCGGCGGCGCGGTGGTCGGCATTGCGGTCGCGTATCTGCTTGCGCTGCTGCGCCGTCGGATCACCGACCCGGTGCTGGATACGACGCTGTCGTTCCTCGCGCCGTTCGCCGCGTACCTGCCCGCCGAAGGTATTCACGCGTCCGGCGTGATCGCGGTGGTCACCTGCGGGATGATCCTCGGGCACGGCGCACCGGTCTGGCAGAGTGCGGCCTCGCGAATCGCGGAACGGACGAATTGGCGCACCATCCAGTTCATTCTGGAGAGCTCGGTGTTCGTGCTCATCGGGTTGCAGGTGCGCGGGATCCTCGAAGGCGCGTGGAGCAGCGGGCTCGATCATGGCACCCTGGTGGTCACCGCGATCGCGGTGCTGCTCGCGACGATGGTGGCGCGGCCACTGTGGATCTTCCCGTGGGCGTTGGTGTTCCGCAGGATCGGCCGGACCGCCGCGGATGTGCCGTTGACGCATCCGGCGGTGGTGTCCTGGGCGGGGATGCGTGGCGTGGTGACGCTGGCCGCGGTGCTGCTGCTGCCGGAGGACACGCCGCAGCTGCCGGTGCTGAAGCTGCTCGCGCTCGTGGTTGTCGCGGGAACCCTACTGCTACAAGGCACTTCGCTGCCGTGGTTGGTGCGGCTGCTGCGGCTGCGTGGGCCGAGCCGGGCCGAGGACGCGTTGCGCAAGGCGAGCCTGCTGCAGCAGGCAACCACGGCCGGACTGACCGCGCTGGAAGCCCAGATCACGCCCGCCACGCCGCCAGGGGTGGTGCAGCAGTTGCGCGATCGGGTGGCGTGGAAGGCCAATGCCGCATGGGAGCGGTTGGGGCGCGCGGAGTCCGAGCAGGCCACACCGACCGCGGAGTACCGGAGGCTGCGCCTGGAGATGTTGCGCGCGGAACGGGAAACGGTGCTGCGCGTGCGGGATTCGGGCACGGTGGACTACGAGATCCTGCAGCACGTGCTGGCCAGGCTGGATCTGGAAGAGTCGATGATCGATCGATACGACGAGGCCGAGGAGGAGCGCGTCGAACCGCTCGCCGTTCCGTTAGCCGCCGAGAACTGTGCGCATCTGCAGGCCGCGCCGCTGGTCATGGACCCCGTCGAACCCGACGAGTGCACCGAATGCCTGGCCGAAGGACTGACCTGGGTGCACTTGCGAATGTGCTTGTCCTGCGGGCACATTGCGTGCTGCGATTCGTCGGTCGGCAATCACGCGACCAAGCACTACGGCAGCAGTGGGCATCCGGTGATGCGTAGTGTCGAGCCAGGTGAGGCATGGCGGTGGTGCTATGTGGACGAGTTGCTGGGCTGA
- a CDS encoding TetR/AcrR family transcriptional regulator, whose protein sequence is MSQPAKRPRQPRMQLAVRREQVLDAALRLLTRHGYGAITMEAISREAQLAKPRVYAAYPGVEPLLLAVLEREGQRALATLAEAMPVCTDDADFDDTLVAAMKNLLTAVTAQPESWRLLLLPADDAPSQVRERSAAAMRFARDKLRTLLEWGRDRRPGLADIDLELLADSLLAVGERAGRQLLTDPEQFSIARYERFARSLLAALAPH, encoded by the coding sequence GTGAGTCAGCCCGCAAAGCGTCCCCGGCAGCCGCGGATGCAGCTGGCGGTGCGTCGCGAGCAGGTGCTCGATGCCGCGCTGCGGCTGCTCACCCGGCACGGCTATGGGGCGATCACCATGGAGGCGATCTCCCGCGAGGCGCAACTCGCCAAACCTCGTGTCTACGCGGCATATCCGGGCGTGGAGCCGCTGCTGCTCGCGGTGCTGGAGCGCGAGGGGCAGCGGGCGCTGGCGACACTGGCCGAGGCGATGCCCGTCTGCACCGATGACGCCGACTTCGACGACACGCTCGTCGCGGCGATGAAGAATCTGCTCACCGCGGTCACCGCTCAGCCCGAGTCGTGGCGCCTGCTGCTCCTTCCCGCCGACGACGCACCCAGCCAGGTCCGCGAACGATCCGCAGCCGCGATGCGATTCGCGCGAGACAAACTCCGCACCCTCCTCGAATGGGGTCGCGACCGTCGACCCGGCTTGGCCGACATCGACCTGGAACTACTGGCCGACTCCCTACTCGCCGTCGGCGAACGCGCTGGCCGCCAACTCCTCACCGACCCCGAACAGTTCAGCATCGCCCGCTACGAACGCTTCGCTCGCAGCCTCCTCGCCGCCCTCGCGCCCCACTGA
- a CDS encoding dienelactone hydrolase family protein has translation MQTIELSAPDGRLEAVLARPSGQGPWPGVVVIHDGVGFSADVRRTVRMLADYGYLTIAPNLFSRGRVRCIRAIYRALVFTGDGPPVRDVLAARDRLVAEPDCTGRTAVIGFCMGGGFALLVAPKGFDASAPFYPTLYGDYRAQLAGACPVVASYAQRDPLLVGAPRKLDLALTELGVDHDIKIYPKVTHAFANLTPADPVLRVTGLGYNEDATRDAWQRIFTFFDTHLTPPERP, from the coding sequence ATGCAGACGATTGAGCTCAGCGCGCCGGATGGGCGGCTGGAGGCGGTGCTGGCGCGGCCGTCGGGGCAGGGGCCGTGGCCAGGGGTGGTGGTGATTCACGACGGGGTGGGGTTCAGTGCGGATGTGCGGCGGACCGTGCGGATGCTGGCCGATTACGGGTATCTGACGATCGCGCCGAATCTGTTCTCGCGCGGGCGTGTTCGATGCATTCGCGCGATCTATCGGGCGCTGGTGTTCACCGGAGACGGGCCGCCGGTGCGTGACGTCCTGGCCGCGCGTGATCGGCTCGTCGCCGAACCCGATTGCACCGGGCGCACAGCAGTTATCGGTTTCTGCATGGGCGGCGGGTTCGCGTTACTGGTCGCGCCGAAGGGTTTCGACGCGTCCGCGCCGTTTTATCCGACGCTCTACGGCGACTACCGCGCCCAACTCGCGGGCGCCTGCCCGGTGGTCGCCAGTTATGCGCAACGTGACCCGCTCTTGGTGGGTGCCCCACGCAAACTGGACCTGGCGTTGACCGAGCTCGGCGTCGACCACGACATCAAGATCTACCCCAAGGTCACCCACGCCTTCGCCAACCTCACCCCCGCCGACCCGGTCCTGCGCGTCACCGGCCTCGGCTACAACGAAGACGCGACCCGCGACGCCTGGCAACGCATCTTCACCTTCTTCGACACCCACCTCACCCCGCCAGAACGCCCCTGA
- a CDS encoding enoyl-CoA hydratase/isomerase family protein — MSAADLQLETIELDQDGRVLTARVVAPPLNFATPEFVRDLDILTAAADADDTVGAVVLTGGLPGRFLTHADPSALTGMIELPHPFIPARVAAPFLRIGDVAMRLPGAARLAERFGGGLGAGLVWGHRWKKTTLRMNRSAVVYLAAINGPALGGGHEIALSCDLRYAADADHVKLGQIEILANLIPGGGGTQRLSRLLGAAKAIEVTLEGAPLSAQEGYRLGLVHRLVPEAQLLAETQATAARLAARNPVAIAEAKRAIYFGTDKSLSRGLDREQAGFISAGTTAAAGRTTTAFFEDLERLGDTPFLADLKPWLDGTRVDQVGK, encoded by the coding sequence ATGTCTGCCGCCGACCTCCAGTTGGAGACCATCGAATTGGACCAAGATGGGCGGGTGCTGACGGCGCGGGTCGTCGCGCCACCGCTCAATTTCGCCACTCCCGAATTCGTCCGTGACCTCGACATACTGACCGCCGCCGCGGATGCAGACGACACGGTGGGCGCGGTCGTGCTCACCGGCGGGCTGCCCGGCCGTTTCCTCACCCATGCCGACCCGAGCGCGCTCACCGGCATGATCGAGCTGCCGCATCCGTTCATCCCGGCTCGGGTGGCGGCCCCGTTCCTGCGGATCGGCGACGTGGCGATGCGGCTGCCCGGTGCGGCGCGGCTGGCTGAACGCTTCGGCGGCGGGCTCGGCGCGGGCCTGGTGTGGGGGCATCGCTGGAAGAAGACCACGTTGCGGATGAACCGCTCCGCGGTGGTGTATCTGGCCGCGATCAATGGTCCCGCGCTCGGCGGCGGCCATGAGATCGCCCTGTCCTGCGACCTGCGCTATGCCGCCGACGCCGATCACGTCAAATTGGGTCAGATCGAAATACTGGCCAACTTGATCCCAGGTGGCGGTGGAACCCAGCGGCTGTCTCGACTGCTCGGCGCCGCCAAGGCTATTGAGGTCACCCTGGAGGGCGCACCGCTGTCGGCGCAAGAAGGCTACCGACTCGGCCTCGTCCATCGGCTGGTCCCGGAAGCCCAACTCCTGGCCGAAACCCAAGCAACCGCAGCGCGATTGGCCGCCCGCAATCCCGTCGCCATCGCGGAAGCCAAGCGCGCCATCTACTTCGGCACCGACAAGTCGCTCTCCCGCGGCCTCGACCGCGAGCAAGCCGGATTCATCTCCGCGGGCACGACCGCCGCGGCGGGACGCACCACCACTGCCTTCTTCGAAGACCTCGAAAGGCTGGGCGATACCCCGTTTCTCGCCGACCTCAAACCGTGGCTCGACGGCACCCGCGTCGACCAGGTCGGCAAATGA
- a CDS encoding TetR/AcrR family transcriptional regulator translates to MSRVVTKEQYFDTALEVLAEFGFKGLNIGVLCRRLGVTSGSFYHHFGSWQGFVDALLEHWENRQVLILRTLKFNQGNPDDDIRAMSDLAVGLHHAAEAAIRAWAANDESVNLALKRVDESRRRTVHKAIKGVVGDDDTSAVVTSLGMAMLIGYQQIAAGGEDLSLDKLLTEYARLIYSHARR, encoded by the coding sequence ATGTCACGTGTGGTCACCAAGGAGCAGTACTTCGACACCGCTCTGGAGGTGCTCGCGGAATTCGGCTTCAAGGGCCTCAACATCGGTGTGCTGTGCCGGCGGCTCGGTGTCACCAGCGGCTCGTTCTATCACCACTTCGGCAGCTGGCAGGGTTTCGTCGACGCCCTGCTCGAGCATTGGGAGAACCGGCAGGTGCTGATCCTGCGGACGCTGAAGTTCAACCAGGGCAACCCCGATGACGACATCCGCGCCATGTCCGACCTCGCCGTCGGCCTGCACCACGCCGCCGAAGCAGCCATTCGCGCCTGGGCCGCCAACGACGAATCGGTCAACCTGGCGCTCAAGCGGGTCGACGAATCCCGCAGGCGCACAGTGCACAAGGCGATCAAGGGAGTGGTCGGCGACGACGACACCTCCGCCGTGGTCACCTCGCTCGGCATGGCGATGCTGATCGGCTACCAGCAAATCGCCGCAGGCGGCGAGGACCTCTCCTTGGACAAGCTCCTCACCGAATACGCCCGCCTCATCTACTCGCACGCCCGCCGCTGA
- a CDS encoding AI-2E family transporter — protein MTGSHAVPDRGDVIGAGIIWLAKWALCIVAIAAGAWVLMYVFAKLWVVLLPVALAIVVATVLWPPTGWLVRHGLRPALAATITMVGFVGALAGIIALIVPSVVDQAPDLADKSTEGVNRVRDWLQGPPLRIRDEQLDSAVDAIVSRLQSSAAQIAGGVFSGVSTATSVLVTVFLVLVLTFFFVKDGPRLLPWLHAVLGSRSGRHVEEVLNRVWGTLGGFIRTQALVSLIDAIFIGAGLVILGVPLALVLAVITFIGGFVPMVGAFVAGALAVLVALVGNGFTTALIVLGIIIAVQQLEGNVLQPVLQSRSMKLHAVIVLLAVTAGASLYGVVGAFLAVPVAAVAAVVIRYIGEQIDVVTAAPPEAEEEVQPAPE, from the coding sequence CTGACCGGCAGTCACGCGGTGCCCGACCGCGGCGACGTGATCGGGGCCGGGATCATCTGGCTGGCGAAATGGGCACTGTGCATCGTCGCGATCGCGGCGGGCGCCTGGGTGCTGATGTACGTCTTCGCGAAGCTGTGGGTGGTCCTGCTGCCGGTGGCGCTGGCGATCGTCGTGGCCACGGTGTTGTGGCCGCCCACCGGGTGGCTCGTCCGGCACGGCTTGCGTCCCGCCCTGGCGGCGACGATCACGATGGTCGGATTCGTCGGCGCGCTGGCCGGCATCATCGCGCTGATCGTGCCGTCGGTGGTGGACCAGGCACCGGACCTCGCCGATAAATCGACCGAGGGTGTCAATCGGGTGCGTGACTGGCTGCAGGGTCCGCCGCTGCGGATCCGTGACGAGCAGCTCGATTCCGCGGTCGACGCGATCGTGTCCCGGCTCCAATCGAGCGCCGCGCAGATCGCCGGTGGGGTGTTCAGCGGCGTGTCCACGGCGACGTCGGTGCTCGTCACCGTGTTCCTGGTGCTCGTACTGACCTTCTTCTTCGTCAAGGACGGGCCGCGCCTGCTGCCCTGGCTGCATGCCGTGCTCGGCAGCCGCAGCGGTCGCCATGTGGAAGAGGTGCTGAATCGGGTTTGGGGGACCCTCGGCGGCTTCATCCGGACCCAGGCGCTGGTCAGCTTGATCGACGCGATCTTCATCGGCGCCGGGTTGGTGATTCTCGGTGTTCCGTTGGCATTGGTGCTTGCTGTGATCACCTTCATCGGTGGTTTTGTTCCGATGGTCGGTGCGTTCGTGGCCGGTGCGCTTGCGGTGCTCGTTGCGCTCGTTGGCAACGGGTTCACCACGGCGTTGATCGTGCTCGGCATCATCATCGCGGTGCAGCAGCTCGAAGGGAATGTGCTGCAACCGGTGTTGCAGAGTCGGAGCATGAAGTTGCACGCGGTGATCGTGTTGCTCGCCGTCACCGCGGGAGCTTCGCTGTACGGGGTCGTCGGTGCGTTCCTTGCCGTCCCGGTCGCGGCGGTGGCGGCGGTGGTGATTCGGTACATCGGCGAGCAGATCGATGTGGTGACCGCTGCGCCGCCGGAGGCGGAGGAGGAGGTTCAGCCTGCGCCGGAGTGA
- a CDS encoding crotonase/enoyl-CoA hydratase family protein, protein MSEGGPTLTAAATLERNGHIAVITLNRPEAMNAVNAALSSAVGAALDELAADPELRVGVITGAGRAFCAGADLKELARGNGIHDPAHPEYGFAGLVQHFVDKPLIAAVNGFALGGGTEIVLASDLAVMSEDASLGLPEVKRGLLAAAGGLLRLPRAIPPKIALEMALTGTPIDAASAAHWGLVNRVVPADQVLPTALELAGTIAANAPLAVLASKRIIHRVNDFGSDWDTPIWQMSLEEAGPVFVSKDAAEGPRAFAEKRAPQWRGE, encoded by the coding sequence TTGTCTGAAGGAGGGCCAACCTTGACCGCCGCAGCCACCTTGGAACGCAACGGGCACATCGCCGTCATCACGCTGAACCGACCCGAGGCCATGAACGCGGTGAATGCCGCGTTGTCCAGCGCGGTGGGTGCCGCGCTCGACGAGCTCGCCGCTGATCCGGAGCTGCGCGTCGGGGTGATCACCGGGGCCGGGCGTGCTTTCTGCGCCGGAGCCGACCTCAAGGAGCTGGCGCGGGGCAACGGGATTCACGATCCGGCGCATCCGGAGTACGGATTCGCCGGGCTGGTGCAGCATTTCGTGGACAAACCGCTGATCGCGGCGGTCAACGGGTTCGCGCTCGGTGGTGGCACCGAGATCGTGCTGGCCAGTGATCTCGCGGTGATGAGCGAGGATGCCTCGCTCGGACTGCCCGAGGTCAAGCGTGGATTGCTGGCTGCGGCAGGCGGTTTGCTGCGGTTGCCACGCGCGATCCCACCCAAAATCGCGCTCGAGATGGCGTTGACCGGCACCCCGATCGATGCCGCGAGTGCCGCGCACTGGGGTCTCGTCAACCGCGTGGTACCCGCCGACCAGGTGCTGCCCACCGCCCTCGAACTGGCCGGAACCATCGCCGCGAACGCGCCGCTGGCGGTTCTTGCCTCCAAACGAATCATCCACCGTGTCAATGACTTCGGCTCCGACTGGGATACGCCGATCTGGCAGATGAGTCTCGAGGAAGCGGGCCCCGTATTCGTCAGCAAGGACGCCGCCGAGGGTCCCCGCGCTTTCGCCGAAAAGCGCGCCCCACAGTGGCGCGGCGAGTAG
- a CDS encoding TetR/AcrR family transcriptional regulator, which yields MAGTRRARSEGSVRSRPGDARRRMIEGAVESLRIHGASATSVDRVLSSTGAPRGSVYHHFPGGRTELINDAVVAAGAVMSEFIERLTRDSDPVTALDQFAALWRRTLVDSDFRAGCPVFAVAVETNDDAPEFARAAADIFSRWQHALADMLVRDGIPEPRARRLATLTVTAFEGAIALCRAQHDLAPLDDITHELRDLIPTVRRQN from the coding sequence ATGGCAGGGACACGCCGAGCGCGTAGTGAGGGTTCTGTACGTTCGCGGCCGGGGGATGCGCGGCGGCGGATGATCGAGGGCGCGGTGGAGTCGTTGCGGATTCATGGGGCCAGTGCTACCAGTGTGGATCGGGTGCTCAGCAGTACCGGTGCGCCGCGGGGGTCGGTGTATCACCATTTTCCCGGTGGGCGCACGGAGCTGATCAATGACGCGGTTGTCGCGGCGGGTGCCGTCATGTCCGAGTTCATCGAGCGGTTGACCAGGGACAGCGATCCGGTGACCGCGCTCGACCAGTTCGCGGCGCTGTGGCGGCGCACCTTGGTCGACAGTGACTTCCGTGCCGGCTGCCCGGTGTTCGCGGTGGCCGTCGAAACCAACGACGACGCACCGGAATTCGCGCGCGCCGCCGCCGACATCTTCAGCCGCTGGCAACATGCCCTCGCCGACATGCTGGTCCGCGACGGCATCCCCGAACCCCGCGCCCGCCGCCTCGCCACCCTCACCGTCACCGCATTCGAGGGCGCTATCGCCCTGTGCCGAGCCCAGCACGACCTCGCACCGCTGGACGACATCACCCACGAACTGCGCGACCTGATCCCCACCGTCCGCCGCCAGAACTGA
- a CDS encoding alpha/beta fold hydrolase: MEEFASWRANGRRYTHRGHQIFYRDDGGGAAGTLLCIHGFPTASWDWHAIWPGLCDRFGRVIAPDMIGFGWSAKPRNYTYSIADQADIHEELLREHGIARVHILAHDYGDTVAQELLARDIDRRAAGDESLVIESVCLLNGGLFPETHRARPVQRLLASPLGPLAGMLASERAFTSSLSGVFGPDTKPSREELDQFWTLWCSKHGKRNGHKLIRYMSERRKHRERWVGALRDTKVPLRLIDGLLDPVSGAHMVRRYRELIPTPDVVELPKVGHYPQVEAPTDTLAAFLDFHATRVAPRTT, from the coding sequence ATGGAGGAGTTTGCGTCCTGGCGGGCGAACGGCAGGCGGTACACCCATCGCGGCCATCAGATCTTCTATCGCGACGACGGTGGCGGGGCTGCCGGAACACTGCTCTGCATCCACGGATTCCCGACGGCGTCCTGGGACTGGCACGCCATCTGGCCCGGTCTGTGCGACCGGTTCGGCCGGGTGATCGCGCCGGACATGATCGGCTTCGGCTGGTCGGCCAAGCCGCGCAACTACACCTACTCGATCGCCGACCAGGCCGACATCCACGAGGAGCTGTTGCGGGAACACGGGATCGCCCGCGTCCACATCCTCGCCCACGACTACGGCGATACCGTCGCCCAGGAATTGCTGGCCCGCGACATCGATCGCCGCGCCGCGGGTGATGAGTCGCTGGTGATCGAATCGGTATGCCTGCTCAACGGCGGACTGTTCCCCGAGACCCACCGCGCCCGGCCGGTGCAGCGCCTGCTGGCCAGTCCGCTCGGACCATTGGCCGGCATGCTCGCCAGCGAGCGCGCCTTCACCAGCAGCCTGTCCGGCGTCTTCGGCCCCGACACCAAGCCGAGCAGAGAAGAGCTGGACCAGTTCTGGACCCTGTGGTGCAGCAAACACGGTAAACGTAACGGCCACAAGCTGATCCGCTACATGAGCGAACGCCGCAAACATCGCGAACGCTGGGTCGGTGCCCTGCGCGACACCAAGGTGCCGCTCCGCCTCATCGACGGCCTACTCGACCCTGTCTCCGGCGCCCACATGGTCCGCCGCTACCGCGAACTGATCCCCACCCCCGACGTCGTCGAACTCCCCAAGGTAGGCCACTACCCCCAGGTCGAAGCCCCCACCGACACCCTCGCAGCCTTCCTCGACTTCCACGCCACCCGAGTAGCCCCCCGAACCACCTGA